The proteins below come from a single Candidatus Saccharibacteria bacterium genomic window:
- a CDS encoding phosphoglycerate kinase: MTKGDSVIMIRGDYNVPLLEGRIIDDYRLVRGLDTIKQALKRTNRLILASHLGRPKSIDDKQYSLMPVAKGLSRLLGREVVLLNQFELDLDMKAEDIWAQGSIVMLENLRFDPREKANDPAYITEILRSIGLNNQDLGSLIYINDAFAVAHRADSSVEAGIRKFELERGELMTAEISEIQKLLGEVERPYVAVIGGAKVSDKLQVLESLLTKVDTLIIGGAMANTFLLASGHQVGNSLVEPELCSEAIRISQRANDLGVKLFLPFDVVTAKQIGPNIQHTNKGIYSVNSQDIILDIGKQSVQAWTKIISEAHTIFWNGDLGMAEIRAYSKASEQIAQAIANSEAYSLVGGGDTVSLVRKLRLDSQFSFISTGGGASLALVSGQPMPGLVK, encoded by the coding sequence ATGACAAAAGGTGATTCAGTAATAATGATCAGGGGGGACTATAATGTTCCACTCCTTGAGGGCAGGATAATCGATGACTATCGTTTGGTGAGAGGGCTTGATACTATCAAGCAAGCTTTGAAGAGGACAAATAGGCTGATTTTGGCTAGTCATCTAGGGAGGCCAAAATCTATTGATGACAAGCAATATAGTCTTATGCCAGTAGCAAAAGGTCTTAGTAGATTACTAGGTAGAGAAGTAGTGCTATTAAATCAGTTTGAATTGGATTTGGATATGAAAGCAGAAGACATCTGGGCGCAAGGCTCAATAGTGATGCTTGAAAATCTCAGGTTCGATCCACGCGAGAAGGCTAACGACCCAGCTTATATTACAGAGATATTACGCAGTATAGGACTAAACAATCAAGATCTTGGGTCACTAATCTATATTAACGATGCTTTTGCGGTTGCCCACCGGGCTGATAGTAGTGTTGAGGCAGGGATAAGAAAGTTTGAGCTTGAAAGAGGGGAGTTGATGACAGCTGAAATTAGTGAAATACAGAAGCTTCTTGGAGAGGTAGAAAGACCTTATGTGGCAGTGATCGGTGGAGCAAAAGTTTCTGATAAGCTTCAGGTCTTAGAGAGTTTATTGACAAAGGTAGACACCTTGATTATTGGTGGGGCAATGGCCAATACTTTCTTGCTGGCCTCAGGTCATCAGGTAGGTAATAGTCTAGTTGAGCCAGAATTATGTTCAGAGGCTATTCGAATCAGCCAGAGAGCAAATGATTTGGGCGTAAAGCTGTTTTTACCATTTGATGTAGTAACCGCCAAACAGATAGGGCCAAATATCCAACATACCAATAAAGGGATATACTCAGTAAATTCCCAGGATATCATTCTAGACATTGGCAAACAGTCAGTTCAGGCTTGGACTAAGATAATCTCTGAGGCACATACAATATTCTGGAATGGAGATCTGGGGATGGCTGAAATTCGGGCATACAGTAAAGCGAGTGAACAGATAGCTCAAGCAATTGCGAACTCAGAGGCCTACAGTTTAGTCGGGGGCGGAGATACAGTTAGCCTGGTGCGCAAATTGAGGTTGGATAGTCAGTTCAGCTTTATCTCGACTGGTGGTGGGGCTAGTCTGGCACTGGTCTCTGGTCAGCCGATGCCTGGATTGGTAAAATAA
- a CDS encoding VCBS repeat-containing protein, whose protein sequence is MQKLNQRYKLLVILAGLGWFATSGSLAFAYPLQLHTNYNDPANGDKHLQELVDIDLDGRLDLVVSTGEYPGFTVSYGNGDGSFQPPIGFESSGYSVGIDTGDLNGDGYPDVAVVDANVFMVSVFINDGSGGFLPAVNYSAPGSGGNKITSSRVEIAELDGMGGLDLAVTSINQDIYYLFSNPLADGVLSTPISFYTQKMPIDIKSGDFDQDGDNDLVYSNSGSSTVSVDINNGSGVFTNSLSFSMPKSMPVDLTVGDYNNDGYPDFAVSDIANQVLYVYTNLANGNFSPQTVMAGSSLYQLASGDLDGDGWIDIVGAGSSTDQLQVYINNQAGGFNSPSDNYPMTGAFGVALGDINGDCTLDTTTAGHSPEVNVYLGAAAPGLLVVGNPCGADYLTEVSEQGPTAQSVSFVLSGSPNQPVIVNCSIDQPGQVDIGDSLMSFTLSPKDPYRPMTIDFTAIDDLEIDGDQVVHINCVTSSGDPDFDGLVMGAEIRVIDNDGEETPVDPPVNNPTPEGDSKVSSLAPAGLRLLKVFSVLGFGSAISVSLLKIYSRRSDASDATISFDDLH, encoded by the coding sequence ATGCAAAAATTAAATCAAAGATACAAATTATTAGTAATATTAGCTGGCTTGGGTTGGTTCGCTACCTCTGGAAGTTTAGCTTTTGCCTATCCATTGCAGCTTCATACCAACTACAATGATCCTGCAAATGGAGATAAACATTTGCAGGAACTAGTCGATATAGACTTGGATGGCAGATTGGATCTAGTAGTTAGCACAGGAGAGTATCCGGGCTTTACAGTCTCTTATGGTAATGGTGATGGATCTTTCCAGCCACCTATAGGATTCGAATCCAGTGGCTATAGCGTAGGGATTGACACTGGAGACCTCAATGGCGATGGTTATCCAGATGTTGCTGTAGTAGATGCAAATGTTTTTATGGTTTCGGTATTTATCAATGATGGCTCTGGGGGGTTCTTGCCTGCAGTTAATTATTCAGCACCAGGATCGGGAGGGAACAAGATCACTAGCTCTCGTGTGGAGATTGCAGAGCTGGATGGAATGGGAGGGTTGGATTTGGCTGTAACTTCAATCAATCAGGACATTTATTATTTGTTCTCGAATCCATTAGCAGACGGTGTACTAAGTACACCAATTAGCTTCTATACCCAAAAAATGCCAATCGATATCAAGAGTGGTGATTTTGATCAAGATGGTGACAATGATCTAGTCTATTCTAATAGTGGTAGTAGTACAGTATCAGTAGACATCAATAATGGTTCAGGTGTGTTTACCAATTCTTTAAGCTTTAGTATGCCAAAGTCTATGCCTGTTGATCTAACTGTTGGAGATTATAACAATGATGGATACCCTGATTTTGCCGTATCAGATATAGCAAACCAAGTGTTGTATGTATATACAAATCTGGCCAATGGTAACTTTAGCCCCCAGACAGTGATGGCTGGATCGAGCCTCTACCAATTAGCAAGTGGAGACCTTGATGGAGATGGCTGGATTGATATTGTTGGTGCAGGTTCAAGTACAGATCAGTTACAGGTTTATATCAATAATCAAGCTGGTGGATTTAACTCTCCATCTGATAACTACCCAATGACTGGAGCTTTTGGGGTAGCACTAGGTGATATCAATGGTGATTGTACACTAGATACAACTACTGCTGGCCATAGTCCTGAGGTCAATGTTTATCTGGGTGCTGCTGCGCCAGGCCTTTTGGTGGTTGGTAACCCTTGCGGAGCTGATTATTTGACAGAGGTATCTGAACAGGGACCAACAGCCCAGAGTGTCAGTTTTGTTTTGTCTGGAAGTCCCAATCAGCCAGTTATTGTTAACTGTAGTATTGATCAACCAGGCCAAGTTGATATTGGTGATAGCTTGATGAGTTTTACACTATCACCAAAAGACCCCTACAGACCAATGACAATTGATTTCACTGCCATAGACGATTTAGAGATTGATGGTGATCAGGTGGTGCATATAAACTGTGTGACTAGTTCTGGTGATCCAGATTTTGATGGCTTAGTGATGGGTGCGGAGATAAGGGTAATCGATAATGATGGCGAAGAAACTCCAGTCGATCCGCCTGTCAATAACCCAACCCCAGAGGGTGATTCCAAAGTATCTAGCTTGGCACCTGCTGGTTTACGTTTATTAAAGGTATTTAGTGTCTTGGGCTTTGGATCAGCTATCTCTGTAAGTCTATTGAAGATATATTCCCGTCGTTCTGATGCTTCTGACGCAACAATAAGCTTTGATGATCTGCATTAG
- a CDS encoding GAF domain-containing sensor histidine kinase, which yields MIYYLSLFFVVLGYAALLFGSTLIFFTVGGEVTRVHQVTYILLAVLLVFTFQPLRNFFEKLTNHLFFRDRYDAQALIARLGDIYSSNYKLVPISTKTLLEIYKTIKIERGNIIVFDQDYKEYFRANQNFMKPGKLEFRASSDTIQDFQQLFGTDTYVYDELLEGKKKFFMQHHGISLIFPLINNKKLNGYLLISSKRSGDIYNSLDVSTLSIISNDLAIALDNALSVAKIEDFNATLQHRVKSATEKLRTANKNLRALDKAKDEFLSMASHQLKTPITTIRGYSDLFITGELGKATPDQTMAARRIMTTVGNMDSTINDLLNVSRISQDRFFIQREEVDLKELIELELENLISTIEDKGLKLMTDLDPIPTQDLDKAKIRQAVMNLIDNAIYYTQEGSIKVILKLLSRSELKAIIKDQDISSTPDFSGDPEDRLYPVFQVTDTGIGVPPDKQSKLFSKFYRADNAQRTRSDGTGLGIYLVKRVVEDHGGGIFFSSPINNNKGSTFGWWVR from the coding sequence ATGATCTACTATCTATCACTATTCTTTGTAGTCTTGGGCTATGCAGCATTATTATTTGGCTCTACATTGATATTTTTCACAGTGGGCGGTGAGGTTACCAGGGTTCATCAAGTCACCTACATCCTCCTAGCAGTCCTCCTAGTATTTACCTTCCAGCCACTAAGAAACTTCTTTGAAAAGTTAACTAATCATTTGTTCTTTAGAGATAGATATGATGCTCAAGCTTTGATTGCTAGACTGGGAGATATCTATTCTTCCAATTACAAGCTTGTTCCAATCTCTACCAAGACCTTACTAGAAATCTACAAGACTATCAAAATAGAGAGAGGCAATATCATCGTATTCGATCAGGATTACAAAGAATATTTCAGAGCAAACCAAAACTTTATGAAGCCAGGTAAGCTAGAATTCCGAGCTTCATCAGATACTATTCAAGACTTTCAGCAACTATTTGGTACAGATACATATGTCTATGATGAGTTGCTCGAAGGTAAGAAGAAGTTCTTTATGCAACACCACGGCATCAGCCTAATATTTCCCTTAATCAACAACAAGAAGCTCAATGGCTACTTATTGATATCTAGTAAGAGAAGTGGAGATATCTACAATAGCCTAGATGTTTCTACTCTAAGCATTATCTCCAACGACCTAGCAATTGCTTTAGACAACGCCTTGTCTGTTGCAAAGATAGAAGACTTCAATGCCACCCTCCAACACAGAGTCAAATCCGCTACAGAAAAACTCCGCACTGCCAACAAGAATCTAAGAGCCCTGGATAAAGCCAAGGATGAGTTCCTGTCTATGGCCTCTCACCAGTTAAAGACTCCAATCACCACTATCCGTGGCTATAGCGACCTGTTTATCACCGGAGAACTAGGTAAGGCTACCCCAGATCAAACAATGGCCGCTAGAAGAATCATGACCACTGTTGGCAATATGGACTCTACTATCAATGATCTACTCAATGTCTCTAGAATATCCCAAGATAGATTCTTCATCCAGAGAGAAGAAGTAGACCTCAAAGAACTAATTGAGCTAGAGCTAGAAAATCTAATCTCTACAATCGAAGACAAAGGACTCAAGCTCATGACAGACTTAGATCCGATTCCAACTCAGGATCTAGACAAAGCTAAAATCCGTCAAGCAGTAATGAATCTAATTGATAATGCTATCTACTATACCCAAGAAGGATCAATCAAGGTTATCCTTAAGCTTCTAAGCAGAAGCGAATTAAAAGCAATCATCAAAGACCAGGATATCAGCTCTACTCCAGATTTTTCAGGAGACCCAGAAGACAGGCTCTATCCAGTATTCCAAGTAACAGATACTGGTATTGGTGTACCCCCTGACAAACAATCCAAGCTCTTTAGTAAATTCTATCGTGCAGACAATGCCCAAAGAACCAGGAGTGATGGTACTGGTCTAGGTATCTATCTAGTCAAGAGAGTAGTGGAAGATCATGGAGGAGGAATATTCTTCTCATCCCCAATCAATAACAACAAGGGCTCAACCTTTGGGTGGTGGGTGAGGTGA
- a CDS encoding HAMP domain-containing histidine kinase produces the protein MFRKLFGTMGSRIVLLVITTALMTATLSSLFLNWQISSRFDSFIGRQSDEFGSELKRSRPMVEPFIYKVSDELRQSFLSDINQVIFLALLITLPPAVLIALLISDKYLFQARRIRKGLEDVRAGKLARLKFDSGIIEIGDLVKAFNGAIEALERVEKLRDDLIGDVSHEIATPLTKLKVQIAAIQDGLYSPDKKRIARLAEDVDYLDFLINRLRYYSELKSVNHVDKKDINLLGFLENITQGYLDLEVEFIVDKELVIQADSNYLREIIENLVSNANKYADPRKLKIFADRNSIQFQDFGPGIDQADLPYIFERLYRVEKSRNRQTGGMGLGLAIVQTLVEAHGWRILVDSDDKGTVFTIDLLRLSRE, from the coding sequence ATGTTTAGAAAGCTCTTTGGGACTATGGGCTCAAGAATAGTCTTGCTAGTAATCACAACAGCCCTGATGACAGCAACCTTGTCCTCATTGTTCTTGAATTGGCAGATAAGCAGTAGGTTTGATAGCTTCATAGGTCGTCAGTCTGATGAGTTTGGTTCCGAACTTAAGAGATCTAGACCAATGGTCGAGCCTTTTATTTATAAGGTTAGTGATGAGCTCAGACAAAGTTTTTTGTCAGATATCAATCAAGTGATCTTTTTGGCACTTCTTATTACTTTGCCACCTGCTGTCTTGATCGCTTTATTGATCAGTGACAAATATTTGTTTCAAGCTAGAAGAATTCGCAAAGGGCTAGAAGATGTTCGAGCCGGGAAACTAGCTAGGCTCAAGTTTGATAGTGGGATTATTGAAATTGGAGATTTGGTCAAGGCCTTCAATGGCGCAATAGAGGCTTTAGAAAGGGTAGAAAAATTGAGAGATGACTTGATCGGAGATGTTAGCCATGAAATTGCTACCCCTTTGACCAAGCTCAAGGTTCAGATTGCGGCAATTCAGGATGGGCTTTATAGTCCGGATAAGAAAAGGATTGCTAGATTAGCTGAGGATGTAGATTATTTAGATTTTTTGATTAATAGGTTGAGATACTATAGTGAGCTTAAATCTGTCAATCATGTTGATAAAAAGGACATAAATTTGCTTGGTTTTTTAGAAAATATTACCCAAGGATACCTTGATCTTGAGGTTGAATTCATTGTAGATAAGGAGTTGGTAATTCAAGCCGACAGTAATTACCTTAGAGAAATAATTGAAAACCTAGTAAGCAATGCTAATAAGTACGCTGATCCAAGGAAGCTCAAGATATTTGCAGATAGGAATTCGATTCAGTTTCAGGATTTTGGGCCAGGCATTGATCAGGCTGATTTGCCATATATCTTTGAGAGACTTTATCGAGTCGAAAAATCGCGCAATCGCCAGACTGGTGGCATGGGGTTAGGTCTGGCAATCGTCCAAACCTTGGTCGAGGCGCATGGTTGGAGAATTTTGGTTGATAGTGACGATAAGGGAACTGTGTTTACAATTGACTTGCTTCGGTTGAGTAGGGAGTAG
- the rpmB gene encoding 50S ribosomal protein L28: MYKCDITGKGKMYGHNVSHSQRKTKRVFKPNLQKKTIIIDGQKVRLKLAASTIRTLNKLEKQKVAAQAKD, from the coding sequence ATGTATAAATGCGATATCACTGGCAAAGGCAAAATGTATGGGCATAATGTTTCTCATTCCCAGCGTAAGACCAAAAGAGTATTCAAGCCAAATCTCCAGAAGAAAACTATCATCATCGATGGTCAAAAGGTTCGCCTGAAACTGGCAGCCTCAACTATCCGAACCCTCAACAAGCTTGAGAAGCAAAAAGTTGCCGCTCAAGCCAAAGATTAG
- a CDS encoding G5 domain-containing protein, translated as MLYSNSNRRKAPHSSQDLGLKNTVSKSVYSGVPVTSSQGVKSKQIQSNKAKTSNYQDKTTKEQKPRSNIKQTSLLDRLRFSLQKYRLLFVGLTTVAMVGLVVQYASFDLQGTNQNRIIRLNEGGTTKTMISSANTVGAALDELKVPIAEGDYISPSPYTEIQPGVTDVVIHKALPVKIYDNGKFAQVINTGLSQPREIAASAGIVVFEEDQVRLTGAEDPVQDGIIGQKLDIDRADPIYLNLAGEDIVMRYFFDQNSSSISVADLLNSNHIELEPDDQISVDPQVKIQPGMKIKISRYSQDKSEELIEIDYGEEVIYEHSKPVGWEETRVEGKKGKKLIIYQDTILDGQVTDRQVVSEEVLVEPTSKVVVKGTYTTYSGSVEYWRPYVEQAASKYGADATQLMRVMYCESKGDASNYNGRSSGLTPDQAMAANRAIGLFQYLPTTWYGNGGGDIWDGQQQIEMAARMFANGQAWQWECK; from the coding sequence TTGCTTTATAGTAATTCCAATCGTCGCAAAGCTCCTCACTCTAGCCAGGACTTGGGGCTGAAAAATACTGTATCCAAATCAGTCTATTCCGGAGTGCCAGTAACTAGTAGTCAAGGGGTCAAATCTAAACAAATACAGAGTAATAAAGCTAAGACTTCAAACTATCAAGACAAAACAACAAAGGAGCAGAAACCCAGGTCTAATATCAAGCAAACCAGTCTACTGGATAGGCTGAGATTTTCTTTGCAGAAATATAGACTACTGTTTGTTGGACTGACTACTGTGGCGATGGTTGGTCTTGTGGTGCAATATGCTAGTTTTGATTTGCAAGGTACAAATCAGAATCGGATTATTAGATTGAATGAAGGAGGAACAACCAAGACTATGATTAGCTCAGCCAATACTGTAGGAGCAGCCTTGGATGAACTCAAAGTGCCAATTGCCGAGGGGGATTACATTAGCCCTAGTCCTTATACAGAAATTCAGCCAGGCGTGACAGATGTAGTAATTCACAAGGCCCTGCCTGTTAAGATCTATGATAATGGTAAGTTTGCTCAGGTGATCAATACTGGGTTAAGTCAACCGCGAGAAATTGCAGCCAGTGCTGGTATAGTAGTGTTTGAAGAAGATCAAGTCAGATTAACTGGGGCTGAAGATCCTGTACAGGATGGAATAATCGGTCAGAAGTTGGATATTGATCGAGCAGATCCTATCTATCTCAATTTGGCGGGAGAAGACATTGTTATGAGATACTTTTTTGATCAAAATTCCTCAAGTATTAGTGTGGCAGATTTATTGAATAGTAATCATATAGAACTAGAGCCAGATGATCAAATATCAGTCGATCCTCAGGTTAAGATTCAGCCAGGGATGAAGATTAAAATCAGTAGATATAGTCAAGACAAGTCAGAGGAGTTGATAGAGATTGATTATGGCGAAGAAGTGATTTATGAACATAGCAAGCCTGTTGGCTGGGAGGAAACTAGAGTAGAGGGCAAAAAGGGCAAGAAATTGATAATCTATCAAGATACTATTTTGGATGGTCAGGTCACTGATAGACAAGTAGTATCAGAAGAGGTCTTGGTCGAGCCTACGAGTAAAGTAGTAGTCAAGGGTACATATACTACGTATTCAGGATCTGTAGAGTACTGGAGGCCATATGTCGAACAAGCCGCCAGCAAATATGGTGCAGACGCTACCCAGCTGATGCGAGTGATGTATTGTGAAAGCAAGGGGGACGCTAGCAACTACAATGGACGCAGTAGTGGACTAACACCTGATCAAGCAATGGCTGCCAATCGTGCTATCGGTCTATTTCAATATCTGCCTACTACCTGGTATGGCAATGGTGGAGGAGATATCTGGGATGGTCAACAGCAAATCGAAATGGCAGCAAGGATGTTTGCCAATGGTCAGGCTTGGCAGTGGGAGTGCAAGTAA
- a CDS encoding MscL family protein, protein MNGFVKFLREQGVVGLAVGFILGGAVSKVVSALVTDIINPIVGALLGQMNLAERSWVIGDGGVKIMWGDFVSVGLDFIIVAAVVYFGVKGLGLDKLDKKSE, encoded by the coding sequence ATGAATGGGTTTGTAAAGTTTTTAAGAGAACAAGGAGTTGTAGGGCTGGCAGTTGGATTTATTCTAGGGGGAGCAGTCTCCAAAGTAGTATCAGCTCTAGTGACTGATATTATCAATCCGATAGTCGGGGCTTTACTCGGTCAGATGAACTTGGCTGAAAGAAGTTGGGTGATTGGGGATGGTGGAGTTAAGATTATGTGGGGGGACTTTGTCTCAGTTGGACTTGATTTTATAATTGTTGCTGCGGTTGTTTATTTTGGCGTTAAGGGACTTGGATTAGATAAACTAGATAAGAAATCTGAGTAA
- a CDS encoding site-2 protease family protein, with translation MLLAYLIMLPIAITVHEFMHAFTGYKLGDPTAEREGRLTLDPRKHIDPVMTILLPLLLILSGSPVVFGAARPVPFNPYLVRGGKKGAALVALAGPLTNLALALVVGLYLRVLPFDVPTVRTILENFVMLNLGFFAFNMIPFPPLDGSRVLYAFLPDSLRDLMDRIEKFGMMGIFIFLFLLYPLVRPVLSQVIISLYNLIV, from the coding sequence ATGCTACTAGCCTATCTAATCATGTTGCCAATTGCGATTACTGTTCATGAGTTTATGCATGCATTTACTGGTTATAAGCTCGGTGATCCTACAGCTGAGAGGGAAGGAAGATTGACCTTAGACCCTCGTAAGCATATTGATCCGGTGATGACTATTCTTTTACCACTACTTTTGATACTGAGTGGCTCGCCAGTAGTTTTCGGGGCTGCTAGGCCAGTACCATTTAATCCTTATCTTGTCAGAGGAGGCAAGAAGGGAGCCGCCCTAGTTGCTTTGGCAGGCCCTTTGACCAATCTTGCACTTGCTCTAGTGGTCGGGTTATACTTGAGGGTTTTACCTTTTGATGTTCCGACGGTTAGGACTATCCTCGAAAATTTCGTGATGCTCAATCTGGGATTTTTTGCCTTCAATATGATTCCATTCCCACCCCTAGACGGCTCTAGAGTACTCTACGCATTTTTGCCAGATTCCTTGAGGGATTTAATGGATAGAATTGAAAAATTCGGGATGATGGGTATCTTTATATTCTTGTTTTTACTCTATCCCCTGGTGAGACCTGTATTAAGTCAAGTCATTATCAGTTTATACAACTTGATAGTCTGA
- a CDS encoding response regulator transcription factor — translation MAQKVLLVEDEIGIAEIVSDYLVRAGYQVVGACDGIEALQKFDQVIGLVILDINLPKLSGWEVCQRIRQESIVPIVVLTARQPSQDELRGFELGADDYIRKPFDPKVLLARIGRFLSNKKGGQILLSGDISLDLGSLILKKNGQKVNLTVAQIDILEVLIGNQGQVISRQRLIDEGYKGDQFADIFDRTIDAHIKNIRKALGDDPRQPKYIETIRGKGYRWVKADV, via the coding sequence ATGGCGCAGAAGGTACTATTAGTCGAAGATGAGATTGGTATAGCTGAGATAGTTTCTGATTATCTTGTTCGGGCGGGATATCAAGTAGTAGGGGCTTGTGATGGTATTGAGGCTTTGCAGAAGTTTGATCAAGTAATTGGCTTGGTGATACTAGATATTAACTTGCCAAAGTTATCTGGATGGGAAGTTTGTCAGAGAATTAGGCAGGAGTCTATAGTGCCAATTGTAGTATTGACAGCTCGACAACCTAGTCAAGATGAACTCAGAGGTTTTGAATTGGGCGCAGATGATTATATCCGTAAACCTTTTGATCCAAAGGTATTGCTGGCTAGGATTGGCCGATTTTTATCAAATAAAAAAGGTGGTCAAATATTGCTATCTGGTGACATTAGTTTGGATTTGGGTAGCTTGATTCTCAAGAAGAATGGACAGAAGGTCAATCTAACAGTCGCTCAAATCGATATCCTGGAGGTTTTGATTGGTAATCAAGGGCAAGTTATTAGTAGGCAACGCTTGATTGACGAGGGCTACAAAGGCGACCAATTTGCAGATATTTTTGATCGAACTATAGATGCTCATATCAAAAATATCCGCAAGGCATTGGGTGATGATCCAAGGCAACCAAAGTACATTGAGACAATCCGGGGCAAAGGTTATCGTTGGGTAAAAGCTGATGTTTAG
- the rsmA gene encoding ribosomal RNA small subunit methyltransferase A, with amino-acid sequence MIKVKANKDLGQHFLTDQTCLQQIINLADISQSDTVLEIGAGTGLLTQLISERANKVIALEIDSRMLPILGRIKGVEVVHQDIREFDLSSLSTGYRVVANLPYYMTSFVIRKLLESSNPSSDILILIQREVAQRIVAPIGDKSILAIMVEYWADAEVLLDIAPEKFSPPPKVHSSLIRIRPIKKRIQDLDYQDLMKLVRAGFLQKRKKLKNSLSVGLGQSAETIELWLERAKIDGNKRAQQLDIEDWGRLLRYQKENTP; translated from the coding sequence ATTATTAAAGTCAAAGCCAATAAAGATCTCGGTCAGCATTTCCTAACTGATCAAACCTGCTTACAGCAAATAATCAATCTAGCCGACATCAGTCAATCAGATACAGTTTTAGAGATTGGTGCTGGTACTGGCCTGTTAACACAGTTGATTTCAGAGCGTGCAAACAAGGTAATAGCTCTAGAGATTGATTCAAGAATGTTACCAATCCTAGGAAGGATCAAGGGTGTTGAGGTCGTTCATCAGGATATAAGAGAGTTTGATTTATCCAGCTTATCGACTGGGTATCGGGTGGTTGCTAACTTGCCGTATTACATGACTAGTTTTGTGATTAGGAAATTGCTTGAATCAAGCAACCCATCTAGTGATATCTTGATATTAATTCAGAGGGAAGTTGCACAACGTATAGTAGCACCTATCGGGGATAAGTCAATTTTGGCTATTATGGTTGAATATTGGGCAGATGCGGAGGTTTTATTAGACATTGCACCAGAGAAGTTTAGTCCACCACCAAAGGTTCATTCAAGTTTGATTAGGATTAGACCAATCAAAAAGAGGATTCAGGACTTGGACTATCAAGACTTGATGAAATTAGTTCGGGCTGGGTTTTTGCAAAAGCGCAAAAAGCTCAAGAACTCACTATCTGTAGGTCTCGGACAATCAGCAGAAACAATAGAGCTATGGCTTGAGCGAGCAAAAATAGATGGGAATAAAAGAGCTCAACAATTAGATATTGAGGATTGGGGTAGATTATTAAGGTACCAAAAGGAAAACACCCCCTAG
- a CDS encoding VIT1/CCC1 transporter family protein: MFSKLTKKLGNSETFRTLIFGLEDGLVSTGGVIIGVSAGVNQKRIILLAGLVTIAVEALSMAAGEYLSQKSSQQMKKQVDQKHLLESAAVMYLSYAMAGLVPLSAFLFFPVSTARFVAIISSLTVLFMIGFIKGKILELDSLKSGLEFLLVGGTATLVGIVVGLAFGV; this comes from the coding sequence ATGTTTAGTAAGCTAACAAAAAAACTCGGAAATTCAGAAACATTTAGGACACTGATATTTGGATTAGAAGATGGGTTGGTGTCAACAGGTGGAGTGATTATCGGGGTTAGCGCAGGGGTCAATCAAAAAAGGATTATCTTACTAGCCGGATTGGTGACGATTGCAGTAGAGGCCTTGTCAATGGCCGCAGGTGAATATCTGTCCCAGAAATCTTCCCAACAAATGAAGAAACAGGTAGATCAAAAACACTTATTAGAAAGTGCTGCTGTGATGTATCTTTCATATGCCATGGCAGGATTAGTACCACTCAGTGCATTTCTGTTCTTTCCTGTCAGCACTGCCAGATTTGTAGCAATCATCTCCAGCTTGACTGTTTTGTTCATGATTGGCTTTATCAAAGGGAAGATTCTTGAGCTCGATTCACTAAAAAGCGGCTTAGAATTTCTGTTGGTAGGTGGAACTGCTACCTTGGTAGGTATAGTTGTAGGATTGGCTTTTGGAGTCTAA